One window of bacterium genomic DNA carries:
- a CDS encoding tetratricopeptide repeat protein yields MIQSSTESNQQTPQERAKERVAQLGPQIQEWIEQSNHTDILGHYDEMVALAFQSEDNSLIAKVFNIYGSYFWRVGEADRAFSCMQKALVAARNGESHVQIGSVLNNIGNVFRVRGFFEEAIENFEMASKEFRLTDDIRGLAYTQGNIAAAYIETEQHALAEPYILEAIRLFREAGDKQGEANFLGDYAKIQLQLKQIDQAVASAERAISLVDQTKDPHTYGTLLNSLGLMYAGANRKADAKAVLEQALQMHRLTHNLRFVGVTLTNLGYLVREMGDTELAIQYYREAAAIQHEISDVRGETISYSNIASVNFSQRNWEECLVVIKKALASMPSHKDPKLLFEMLMLQAEVYRRMGDLVEAYAVCESAEDFAREQGKDALGIPICFKALLSIEHGDLAAAEEWFAKASKVVSPETPEAYAMYWIVRTMYWYTIATHIGAVVTKPESDSTRPTTPLPALDQGEAMIALQNAYREELVASDINANRTGKILIMLHNELQAKLTELGVQ; encoded by the coding sequence ATGATCCAATCATCCACTGAATCGAACCAGCAAACCCCGCAAGAGCGGGCGAAAGAGCGCGTCGCCCAGTTAGGACCCCAGATACAGGAGTGGATCGAACAGAGCAATCATACGGACATCCTCGGACATTACGATGAAATGGTAGCATTGGCTTTCCAAAGCGAAGACAATTCCTTGATTGCCAAAGTGTTCAATATATACGGTTCCTACTTCTGGCGGGTAGGAGAGGCGGATCGCGCGTTTTCCTGTATGCAAAAGGCGTTGGTCGCGGCACGGAATGGCGAAAGCCATGTCCAAATCGGATCGGTGTTAAACAACATTGGCAATGTTTTTCGGGTACGGGGTTTCTTTGAAGAGGCAATCGAGAACTTCGAAATGGCAAGTAAGGAGTTTCGATTAACGGACGATATCCGGGGATTAGCCTACACCCAAGGGAACATCGCCGCCGCTTACATCGAAACGGAACAGCATGCCCTGGCGGAACCATATATCCTCGAAGCGATCCGATTGTTTCGTGAAGCGGGTGATAAACAAGGAGAGGCGAATTTCCTCGGTGATTACGCGAAAATCCAGTTACAGCTTAAACAAATCGATCAAGCGGTGGCATCGGCGGAGCGGGCTATATCGCTGGTCGACCAAACGAAGGACCCCCATACGTACGGAACGTTACTCAATTCACTTGGTTTGATGTATGCAGGAGCGAATCGAAAGGCAGATGCCAAAGCTGTGCTGGAGCAGGCGTTACAAATGCACCGTTTAACGCATAATCTTCGTTTCGTTGGAGTAACATTAACAAATTTGGGGTATCTAGTGCGTGAGATGGGCGATACCGAGTTGGCAATCCAATACTATCGGGAAGCAGCGGCGATTCAACATGAAATTTCCGATGTCCGCGGTGAGACAATCTCCTACTCGAATATTGCAAGTGTCAATTTCAGTCAGCGGAATTGGGAAGAGTGCCTCGTCGTAATAAAAAAAGCGTTAGCTTCGATGCCTTCCCACAAAGACCCAAAACTGTTGTTCGAAATGTTGATGTTACAGGCGGAAGTGTACCGGAGAATGGGTGATTTGGTAGAGGCTTACGCTGTTTGTGAATCGGCGGAAGACTTCGCACGGGAACAGGGAAAGGATGCTTTGGGAATCCCGATTTGTTTCAAAGCGTTGCTCTCTATCGAACATGGCGACCTTGCCGCTGCCGAGGAATGGTTTGCGAAAGCCAGTAAAGTGGTTTCGCCGGAAACACCGGAAGCGTATGCAATGTATTGGATCGTTCGCACTATGTACTGGTACACGATTGCAACCCATATCGGAGCCGTTGTAACAAAACCGGAGAGCGACTCAACCCGTCCAACAACACCGCTACCCGCCTTGGACCAAGGGGAAGCGATGATTGCCCTCCAGAATGCCTACCGAGAAGAATTGGTGGCATCGGACATCAACGCCAACCGCACCGGCAAAATCCTCATCATGCTCCACAATGAACTGCAAGCGAAACTCACCGAGCTTGGTGTGCAGTAA